From one Populus alba chromosome 17, ASM523922v2, whole genome shotgun sequence genomic stretch:
- the LOC118054979 gene encoding putative zinc finger protein CONSTANS-LIKE 11 isoform X1: MESVCDFCGVARAVVYCKPDSAKLCPHCDGCVHSANFLSRRHPRSLLCDKCSSQPAMARCLDEKLSVCQGCDCRADGCSILGHQLRALDCYTGCYSLAEFPKIWSSVLQGPSSGALDSGRDSLNSVPINENCISWLERGENEGSFGLIACKLNELESCSKLESWRGPPRIIIPNPTYMPCSTDQVPLLPEVSNLPKQGCSIFKDIGLSDGEDICEGLNLDDIPLDFEDSDEIFGCPESHNRYPFEDVGKECMLMEKNLSVTESNGPIENAIEVSSSGQQDCVAFQSSCVSGPVSAIQNISGNANCSIFTNPSCSRNLHLGFPAGTGQVHPSMSLSLSNIIGESSAADYQDCGLSPIFLTGESPWESHLDASSPHARDKAKMRYNEKKKTRTFRKQIRYASRKARADTRKRVKGRFVKAGEA; this comes from the exons ATGGAATCTGTATGTGATTTTTGTGGAGTGGCAAGGGCAGTGGTTTACTGTAAACCAGATTCAGCAAAGCTGTGCCCGCACTGTGATGGATGCGTGCATTCGGCTAACTTTTTGTCGCGAAGGCATCCGCGTTCGCTGCTATGCGATAAGTGCAGCTCACAGCCGGCAATGGCACGGTGCTTGGATGAGAAGTTGTCTGTTTGTCAAGGCTGTGATTGCAGAGCAGATGGATGTTCAATCTTAGGGCATCAGCTCCGGGCGTTGGATTGTTATACAGGTTGCTACTCTTTGGCTGAGTTTCCGAAGATTTGGTCATCGGTTCTTCAGGGACCTTCTTCAGGAGCCCTTGATTCAGGACGGGATTCACTGAATTCTGTGCCAATAAATGAGAATTGCATTAGTTGGCTGGAGCGAGGGGAGAATGAGGGATCGTTTGGCTTGATCGCCTGCAAGTTGAATGAACTAGAATCTTGTTCCAAGCTTGAATCCTGGAGGGGGCCGCCGCGCATTATCATACCGAATCCTACCTACATGCCTTGTTCTACAGATCAAGTGCCTCTGTTGCCGGAGGTGTCAAACCTGCCGAAG CAGGGTTGTTCCATCTTTAAGGATATTGGACTTTCTGATGGTGAAGATATCTGTGAAGGTCTCAACTTGGACGACATACCATTGGACTTCGAAGACAGTGATGAAATATTTGGCTGTCCAGAAAGTCATAACAGATATCCATTTGAGGATGTAGGAAAAGAGTGCATGTTAATGGAGAAAAACTTATCAGTTACCGAGTCTAATGGCCCTATCGAGAATGCTATAGAG GTGTCATCATCGGGACAACAGGATTGTGTTGCCTTCCAATCATCTTGTGTTTCTGGTCCTGTTAGTGCAATACAGAACATAAGTGGTAATGCTAATTGCAGCATATTTACAAATCCTAGTTGCAGCAGAAACCTCCATCTAGGATTTCCTGCTGGTACTGGACAAGTTCATCCAAGCATGTCGCTTTCACTATCCAACATAATTGGTGAAAGTAGCGCTGCTGACTATCAAGATTGTGGATTATCGCCAATATTTCTGACTGGTGAATCACCATGGGAATCCCATTTGGATGCTAGCTCTCCACACGCAAGAGACAAGGCTAAGATGAGATACAACGAAAAGAAGAAGACACGAAC TTTCAGAAAGCAAATCAGATATGCCTCTCGAAAAGCCAGGGCTGATACTCGAAAACGAGTAAAAGGTAGATTTGTTAAAGCTGGGGAAGCATAA
- the LOC118054979 gene encoding putative zinc finger protein CONSTANS-LIKE 11 isoform X3 → MESVCDFCGVARAVVYCKPDSAKLCPHCDGCVHSANFLSRRHPRSLLCDKCSSQPAMARCLDEKLSVCQGCDCRADGCSILGHQLRALDCYTGCYSLAEFPKIWSSVLQGPSSGALDSGRDSLNSVPINENCISWLERGENEGSFGLIACKLNELESCSKLESWRGPPRIIIPNPTYMPCSTDQVPLLPEVSNLPKQGCSIFKDIGLSDGEDICEGLNLDDIPLDFEDSDEIFGCPESHNRYPFEDVGKECMLMEKNLSVTESNGPIENAIEVSSSGQQDCVAFQSSCVSGPVSAIQNISGNANCSIFTNPSCSRNLHLGFPAGTGQVHPSMSLSLSNIIGESSAADYQDCGLSPIFLTGESPWESHLDASSPHARDKAKMRYNEKKKTRTQFQKANQICLSKSQG, encoded by the exons ATGGAATCTGTATGTGATTTTTGTGGAGTGGCAAGGGCAGTGGTTTACTGTAAACCAGATTCAGCAAAGCTGTGCCCGCACTGTGATGGATGCGTGCATTCGGCTAACTTTTTGTCGCGAAGGCATCCGCGTTCGCTGCTATGCGATAAGTGCAGCTCACAGCCGGCAATGGCACGGTGCTTGGATGAGAAGTTGTCTGTTTGTCAAGGCTGTGATTGCAGAGCAGATGGATGTTCAATCTTAGGGCATCAGCTCCGGGCGTTGGATTGTTATACAGGTTGCTACTCTTTGGCTGAGTTTCCGAAGATTTGGTCATCGGTTCTTCAGGGACCTTCTTCAGGAGCCCTTGATTCAGGACGGGATTCACTGAATTCTGTGCCAATAAATGAGAATTGCATTAGTTGGCTGGAGCGAGGGGAGAATGAGGGATCGTTTGGCTTGATCGCCTGCAAGTTGAATGAACTAGAATCTTGTTCCAAGCTTGAATCCTGGAGGGGGCCGCCGCGCATTATCATACCGAATCCTACCTACATGCCTTGTTCTACAGATCAAGTGCCTCTGTTGCCGGAGGTGTCAAACCTGCCGAAG CAGGGTTGTTCCATCTTTAAGGATATTGGACTTTCTGATGGTGAAGATATCTGTGAAGGTCTCAACTTGGACGACATACCATTGGACTTCGAAGACAGTGATGAAATATTTGGCTGTCCAGAAAGTCATAACAGATATCCATTTGAGGATGTAGGAAAAGAGTGCATGTTAATGGAGAAAAACTTATCAGTTACCGAGTCTAATGGCCCTATCGAGAATGCTATAGAG GTGTCATCATCGGGACAACAGGATTGTGTTGCCTTCCAATCATCTTGTGTTTCTGGTCCTGTTAGTGCAATACAGAACATAAGTGGTAATGCTAATTGCAGCATATTTACAAATCCTAGTTGCAGCAGAAACCTCCATCTAGGATTTCCTGCTGGTACTGGACAAGTTCATCCAAGCATGTCGCTTTCACTATCCAACATAATTGGTGAAAGTAGCGCTGCTGACTATCAAGATTGTGGATTATCGCCAATATTTCTGACTGGTGAATCACCATGGGAATCCCATTTGGATGCTAGCTCTCCACACGCAAGAGACAAGGCTAAGATGAGATACAACGAAAAGAAGAAGACACGAACGCAA TTTCAGAAAGCAAATCAGATATGCCTCTCGAAAAGCCAGGGCTGA
- the LOC118054979 gene encoding putative zinc finger protein CONSTANS-LIKE 11 isoform X2, with the protein MESVCDFCGVARAVVYCKPDSAKLCPHCDGCVHSANFLSRRHPRSLLCDKCSSQPAMARCLDEKLSVCQGCDCRADGCSILGHQLRALDCYTGCYSLAEFPKIWSSVLQGPSSGALDSGRDSLNSVPINENCISWLERGENEGSFGLIACKLNELESCSKLESWRGPPRIIIPNPTYMPCSTDQVPLLPEVSNLPKGCSIFKDIGLSDGEDICEGLNLDDIPLDFEDSDEIFGCPESHNRYPFEDVGKECMLMEKNLSVTESNGPIENAIEVSSSGQQDCVAFQSSCVSGPVSAIQNISGNANCSIFTNPSCSRNLHLGFPAGTGQVHPSMSLSLSNIIGESSAADYQDCGLSPIFLTGESPWESHLDASSPHARDKAKMRYNEKKKTRTFRKQIRYASRKARADTRKRVKGRFVKAGEA; encoded by the exons ATGGAATCTGTATGTGATTTTTGTGGAGTGGCAAGGGCAGTGGTTTACTGTAAACCAGATTCAGCAAAGCTGTGCCCGCACTGTGATGGATGCGTGCATTCGGCTAACTTTTTGTCGCGAAGGCATCCGCGTTCGCTGCTATGCGATAAGTGCAGCTCACAGCCGGCAATGGCACGGTGCTTGGATGAGAAGTTGTCTGTTTGTCAAGGCTGTGATTGCAGAGCAGATGGATGTTCAATCTTAGGGCATCAGCTCCGGGCGTTGGATTGTTATACAGGTTGCTACTCTTTGGCTGAGTTTCCGAAGATTTGGTCATCGGTTCTTCAGGGACCTTCTTCAGGAGCCCTTGATTCAGGACGGGATTCACTGAATTCTGTGCCAATAAATGAGAATTGCATTAGTTGGCTGGAGCGAGGGGAGAATGAGGGATCGTTTGGCTTGATCGCCTGCAAGTTGAATGAACTAGAATCTTGTTCCAAGCTTGAATCCTGGAGGGGGCCGCCGCGCATTATCATACCGAATCCTACCTACATGCCTTGTTCTACAGATCAAGTGCCTCTGTTGCCGGAGGTGTCAAACCTGCCGAAG GGTTGTTCCATCTTTAAGGATATTGGACTTTCTGATGGTGAAGATATCTGTGAAGGTCTCAACTTGGACGACATACCATTGGACTTCGAAGACAGTGATGAAATATTTGGCTGTCCAGAAAGTCATAACAGATATCCATTTGAGGATGTAGGAAAAGAGTGCATGTTAATGGAGAAAAACTTATCAGTTACCGAGTCTAATGGCCCTATCGAGAATGCTATAGAG GTGTCATCATCGGGACAACAGGATTGTGTTGCCTTCCAATCATCTTGTGTTTCTGGTCCTGTTAGTGCAATACAGAACATAAGTGGTAATGCTAATTGCAGCATATTTACAAATCCTAGTTGCAGCAGAAACCTCCATCTAGGATTTCCTGCTGGTACTGGACAAGTTCATCCAAGCATGTCGCTTTCACTATCCAACATAATTGGTGAAAGTAGCGCTGCTGACTATCAAGATTGTGGATTATCGCCAATATTTCTGACTGGTGAATCACCATGGGAATCCCATTTGGATGCTAGCTCTCCACACGCAAGAGACAAGGCTAAGATGAGATACAACGAAAAGAAGAAGACACGAAC TTTCAGAAAGCAAATCAGATATGCCTCTCGAAAAGCCAGGGCTGATACTCGAAAACGAGTAAAAGGTAGATTTGTTAAAGCTGGGGAAGCATAA